A portion of the Lolium rigidum isolate FL_2022 chromosome 1, APGP_CSIRO_Lrig_0.1, whole genome shotgun sequence genome contains these proteins:
- the LOC124706636 gene encoding uncharacterized protein LOC124706636, producing the protein MGSVEERRGAVEIEREHAEQANFGFNLDLGDQALQSFHGPPVEVELEVDERRESRWVNHPMGADPDPGDTIWNAVPEMSTDDDTSDDGEALYRGQVIDEAKETNCPGKNYSIGEAKRMENIWLTNLVRKNEEYSKLRQQIDDLPFPLRVLPAATCLCARRGYCYHRKYMTHDTSTTAPVLGYREPAEMLQIFSLCLSCSEVSYPISVYGILAVRDDLEPLRNHLFCRSRDDAVMIEQDSFTLPICTPCRGMYVLEHALLEVDLWVKKEGDGSADKQLLSAYVEIFVRSDFDFMLKGQISSDSCTLEIDHMFLSESVEAVIEVFAKSGHPHHMRFSAFSSGFDHEIVMFDDKCCMNEKILKHVVAVKSKGKLDVHLKIEKSLFCWTFQDGVVGPVTSPDDLISVYGQFRVRVFFAPKDMQPSSGPTYRDWLKVDPML; encoded by the exons ATGGGATCAGTGGAGGAGCGGCGTGGCGCAGTGGAAATCGAAAGGGAACACGCGGAACAGGCCAACTTTGGTTTCAATTTAGACCTAGGCGACCAAGCGCTCCAGAGTTTCCATGGCCCGCCCGTGGAAGTGGAGTTGGAGGTGGACGAGAGGAGAGAGTCCCGCTGGGTCAACCACCCGATGGGTGCTG ATCCAGATCCCGGTGACACTATCTGGAATGCGGTGCCCGAGATGTCTACTGACGACGACACTTCTGACGATGGCGAAGCCCTCTACCGTGGCCAAGTGATAGACGAGGCGAAGGAGACAAATTGCCCAG GAAAAAACTACTCGATTGGAGAAGCAAAGAGAATGGAAAACATATGGTTAACGAATCTAGTGAGAAAGAATGAAGAATATTCCAAATTGCGTCAGCAGATTGATGACCTTCCTTTTCCTTTGAGAGTACTCCCTGCTGCAACTTGTCTATGTGCCCGGAGGGGCTACTGCTACCACCGTAAATACATGACCCATGATACCTCTACAA CTGCACCAGTTCTTGGATATCGTGAACCAGCAGAGATGCTACAGATCTTCTCTTTGTGTTTGTCGTGCTCTGAGGTATCTTATCCCATTAGTGTTTATGGAATACTCGCTGTCCGGGATGACCTGGAGCCGCTGAGGAATCATCTGTTTTGCCGTTCAAGAGATGATGCTGTCATGATTGAGCAG GATTCCTTCACCTTACCTATTTGCACCCCTTGTCGAGGAATGTATGTACTGGAGCATGCATTACTAGAAGTTGATCTTTGGGTAAAGAAGGAAGGGGATGGATCAGCGGACAAACAATTACTTTCTGCCTATGTTGAGATTTTTGTCCGCTCAGATTTTGATTTCATGCTGAAGGGACAAATTTCTAGTGACAGTTGCACCTTGGAAATAGACCACATGTTCCTTTCAGAGAGTGTTGAGGCCGTGATAGAAGTCTTTGCAAAGTCTGGCCATCCTCATCACATGAGGTTTTCCGCTTTCAGCAGTGGCTTCGATCATGAGATTGTGATGTTTGATGACAAATGCTGTATGAATGAGAAAATACTCAAGCATGTCGTTGCGGTGAAGTCAAAGGGAAAACTAGACGTTCACTTGAAAATTGAGAAATCACTATTTTGTTGGACTTTTCAGGATGGAGTTGTTGGACCTGTTACTTCTCCAGATGACTTGATTTCAGTGTATGGCCAGTTTCGTGTGAGGGTATTTTTCGCTCCAAAGGACATGCAACCCAGCTCTGGTCCAACATATCGTGATTGGCTGAAGGTTGATCCCATGCTGTAA